The Rubrobacter aplysinae genomic interval AGCCGCCCTCGCCGCGGGGAGCACTGGCGAGGCTCCCGGAGACCTCGCCGGGGAAGACCTCCACGCCGTTCGCGGCGGCTATGGCGACGGCGCAGACGGCACGGGCGTCGCGGGGCAGGCCGTCGCGCAGCATGCCGCAGATACCCTCGTTGCCGACGGCGGACATGAACCACTTGGTAAACGCCCCCGGCAAACCGTTCCAGGCTTCGATCACGAGCCCGGAGTCCTCGACGAGCACGGGGAGGTCGGGAGAGCCCAGGGCGCGACGGGCCTCGCGGGCCTTTTCTGCGGCGACCTCCCGCGGGTCCAGGGCCTGTATCTCCGGCACTTCGGGGCTCTCGGAGCGGAGCTCCACGCCCAGGATGCCCGCCGCCTCCCGGCGCTTGTTCTCGTTCGAGGTTACGAATACGGCTTCCACGTCGGCTTCCACATCGGCTCCCATAGCTCCCATGTGCGCATCATCTCACGGTGCGAGGTTTCGGGCGCGGCCCGGCATCAGCGCCGGACCCGGTCGCTTTATACGCTTACCTATACTACGCGCGGCGCGTATGGTACAGTCGCCGTCATGCTCGTCGCCAGGGTCGCAAGCTCGAAACGAGACGGGGGTCGGGTCTACCCCGCAGATCCCCGCTCCAGATCTTATGCGGGTCCGGCGCGGCGCTTTTGCGGTACTTATGTAGATAGTCGTGTAGGTAGCTATGTAGGTGCTCGTGCAAGGTATTTACGAGATGTACACGTTAATTCCGTGACCTCCGCGTAAGAGACGCTACCGGGAAGAGGTAAGTCAGGTATGGCACTGGTTGATCTGGATCGTTTCGACTTTCTGTACGCCAACAGGGTAAAAGGCATGAAAACGGCGGCGACCCGCGACCTCATGGCCACGCTATCGCGGCCCGGGATCATCTCGCTGGCCGGAGGTTTCCCGGATACCAAGGCATTCGGCGAGGAGGCTTTCAAGGACCTCTCGGACGACGTGGCCCAGGGCTTCGCCCAAGCCCTGCAGTACGGGCCGACCGGCGGTCTGGAGACCATAAAGGACGTCATAGTGGACGTGATGGAGGCCGAGGGAGTCTCCACGCGCCAGGAGGACGTCTTCATAACCACCGGAGGGCAGCAGGGCCTGGACCTCGTCGCGAAGACCTTCCTGGACGAGGGTGACGGGATAATCTGCGAAGGCCCGACCTACGCCGGGGCGCTCAACGCCTTCGCCGCCTACCGGCCCAGGATCATGCACGTCCCGATGGACCGTGCGGGCATGATCCCGGCCGCCGCCCGCGAGTCGCTGGAGAAGGCGCGCAAGCAGGGCGTACACGTGAAGTTCATCTACACCGTGCCCAACTTCCAGAACCCGGCCGGGGTGACGCTCGCCAAAGAGCGCCGACGGGAGCTACTAGAGCTTGCCAGAGAGTACGATCTCGTGATCCTGGAGGACAACCCGTACGGCATGCTCCGCTTCGAGGGCGAGAGCCTGCCCACGCTCGCCTCGCTGGAGCAGGAAGACAACGGCGAGGTCGAGCGGGTGGTATATCTGGGGACCTTCTCGAAGATATTCGCCCCCGGCGTGAGGCTCGGGTGGGTCCACGCCCAGCCGGGGATACTGCACAAGATCAACGTCGGCAAGCAGGGAGCGGACCTCTGCTCCTCGAACCTCTCGCAGATGATGATCTCCTCCTTCTTCCAGAACTCGGACTGGCGTGGCTACGTGAACCGCCTGAACGACATCTACCGCGAGCGGCGCAACGCGATGCTCGACGCTTTAGCGGAGTTCATGCCCAAGGACGTGCACTGGACCCACCCCGAGGGCGGGCTC includes:
- a CDS encoding non-canonical purine NTP pyrophosphatase, with product MEADVEAVFVTSNENKRREAAGILGVELRSESPEVPEIQALDPREVAAEKAREARRALGSPDLPVLVEDSGLVIEAWNGLPGAFTKWFMSAVGNEGICGMLRDGLPRDARAVCAVAIAAANGVEVFPGEVSGSLASAPRGEGGFGWDAIFIPEGDARTYAEMGDAKHADSHRARAFKAAREHLIRLQKAE
- a CDS encoding aminotransferase-like domain-containing protein; its protein translation is MALVDLDRFDFLYANRVKGMKTAATRDLMATLSRPGIISLAGGFPDTKAFGEEAFKDLSDDVAQGFAQALQYGPTGGLETIKDVIVDVMEAEGVSTRQEDVFITTGGQQGLDLVAKTFLDEGDGIICEGPTYAGALNAFAAYRPRIMHVPMDRAGMIPAAARESLEKARKQGVHVKFIYTVPNFQNPAGVTLAKERRRELLELAREYDLVILEDNPYGMLRFEGESLPTLASLEQEDNGEVERVVYLGTFSKIFAPGVRLGWVHAQPGILHKINVGKQGADLCSSNLSQMMISSFFQNSDWRGYVNRLNDIYRERRNAMLDALAEFMPKDVHWTHPEGGLFVWATLPSYIDATAMLPQAIAKNVAYVPGEGFYAGDEGKNCMRLNFSFVESDKIRRGIELLAEVIRERMELRGSLERGSHSGSHASQASQAAEKSSSRKSG